Proteins from a genomic interval of Rosa chinensis cultivar Old Blush chromosome 2, RchiOBHm-V2, whole genome shotgun sequence:
- the LOC112190553 gene encoding probable O-methyltransferase 3, producing the protein MERLNSFRHLNQKWSNGEHSNELLHAQAHIWNHIFSFINSMSLKSAIQLGIPDIINKHGYPMTLSELTSALPIHPTKSHSVYRLMRILVHSGFFAKKKLSKTDEEGYTLTDASQLLLKDHPLSLTPFLTAMLDPVLTKPWNYLSTWFQNDDPTPFDTAHGMTFWDYGNHQPSIAHFFNDAMASDARLVTSVIIDDCKGVFEGLESLVDVGGGTGTVAKAIADAFPHIECTVLDLPHVVADLQGSKNLKYTGGDMFEAVPPADTVLLKWILHDWNDEECVKILKRSREAITSKDKNGKVIIIDMMMENQKGDEESIETQLFFDMLMMALVTGKERNEKEWAKLFTDAGFSDYKITPILGLRSLIEVYP; encoded by the exons ATGGAAAGGCTAAACAGCTTTAGACACCTTAACCAAAAATGGTCAAATGGAGAGCATTCCAACGAGCTACTTCATGCTCAAGCCCATATCTGGAACCACATCTTCAGCTTCATAAACTCCATGTCCCTCAAATCTGCAATTCAACTAGGTATACCAGATATCATCAACAAACATGGCTACCCCATGACTCTTTCTGAGCTCACATCTGCACTACCAATCCACCCAACCAAATCCCACAGCGTCTACCGCCTCATGCGAATATTGGTGCACTCTGGCTTCTTTGCTAAGAAAAAGCTGAGTAAAACTGATGAGGAAGGTTATACCCTTACTGATGCTTCCCAGCTCCTTCTGAAGGATCACCCCTTAAGCCTAACGCCCTTCTTAACTGCCATGCTCGACCCTGTTTTGACCAAACCATGGAATTACTTGAGCACTTGGTTCCAAAACGATGACCCTACGCCATTTGACACAGCACATGGGATGACATTTTGGGATTACGGGAACCATCAGCCAAGTATTGCCCATTTCTTCAACGATGCCATGGCTAGCGATGCTCGGTTGGTCACCAGCGTGATCATCGATGATTGCAAAGGAGTGTTTGAGGGATTAGAGTCATTGGTCGATGTTGGAGGTGGTACAGGAACTGTGGCAAAGGCCATTGCTGATGCATTCCCACATATTGAATGCACTGTACTTGATCTCCCACATGTGGTGGCTGACCTGCAAGGAAGTAAGAACTTGAAATATACTGGAGGTGACATGTTTGAGGCAGTTCCTCCTGCCGATACAGTTTTACTCAAG TGGATATTGCATGACTGGAACGATGAAGAATGTGTCAAAATACTTAAGCGATCTAGAGAGGCAATTACAAGCAAGGACAAGAATGGCAAGGTGATTATCATAGATATGATGATGGAGAACCAGAAAGGCGATGAGGAATCAATTGAAACGCAGCTGTTCTTCGACATGCTGATGATGGCCCTCGTcacaggaaaagaaaggaatgagAAAGAATGGGCTAAGCTCTTCACTGATGCTGGTTTCAGTGACTATAAGATAACTCCCATTTTGGGTTTAAGGTCTCTCATTGAGGTTTATCCTTGA
- the LOC112186229 gene encoding uncharacterized protein LOC112186229 yields MLTVVNPEEETVYFMDPLRRRLVGGEWQTVVENGIKIYNAQRNRSGRKSIVWQNMGGIPAQQNMKDCGIFIMRYMKEIIEDKNLGFASKWQRRSELCYTQKDVDVVRSEWAKFVMKYHIA; encoded by the exons ATGTTGACTGTTGTCAATCCGGAGGAAGAAACTGTCTATTTCATGGATCCATTGCGGCGTCGACTAGTTGGTGGAGAATGGCAAACTGTTGTAGAAAA TGGGATCAAAATTTACAATGCTCAAAGAAATAGGTCTGGCCGGAAATCAATAGTGTGGCAAAACATGGGG GGTATTCCGGCACAACAAAATATGAAGGACTGTGGCATATTCATCATGCGGTACATGAAGGAAATAATTGAGGATAAGAACCTAGGTTTTGCTTCAAAG TGGCAGCGACGATCCGAATTGTGCTACACCCAAAAGGATGTTGATGTTGTGAGGTCAGAGTGGGCTAAGTTTGTGATGAAGTATCATATTGCATAG
- the LOC112184315 gene encoding uncharacterized protein LOC112184315 — MNYEKIHVCPNDCILYRDSNVDATSCPTCGLSRWKFGKNKVEKVGVPGKVLWYFPPIPRFRKMFQSTSTAKSLTWHADERLKDDKMRHPADSPTWKLVDDKWPAFSSEPRNLRLALSSDGFNPHSSLSSRYSCWPVILVTYNLPPWLCMKRKYMMLTLLISGPKQPGNDIDVYLQPLIDDLKILWDGVEGVYDGYRKKYFKLKAVLFWTINDFPTYGNLSGSIVKGYNACPVCLQHTKPHRLAHGQKMSYMRHRRFLPRYHPYRKQAAVFDNTEERDLAPIPLSGHEVLQRVEGMNWPFGKKHPHPPYKGAEDESRPCWKKKSVFFELEYWKFLPVRHNLDVMHIEKNVCDALIGTLLNIPGKTKDGVAARLDMVAMGIRAGLKPKIGGEKEKLPLASWNLMLEEKKTVCKSFFGMKLADRLCSNVKSLVSMDDLRLVGMKSHDCHTVLHHLLPIAIRSVLEKPVRYAIIKFCLFFKAICSKLIDVEKLKKIQADLVETVCELEKFFPPSFFDIMIHLSIHLVREVELCGPIFFRWMYPFERYMKTLKGYVRNRNHPEGCIVESYIAEEAVEFLAERNLTEPIVGLQSSSTSDQKGTCRPMSGATMICPNQKKLQLAHLCVLQNTNEARPYFDEHLEWLKHVHPNFKKNKKWLKEKQNKTFAKWIQDKVAAGCIDDHINVSEHLRWIADGPSSEVPTFSAYKINGVNFNTKDRDDVRAVQCSGVSLFANAMLISSAKDKNPVNDDTTFYGVVKDIWELDYHSFRVPVFYYDWVDIDKSIKIDDLGYTLVNLNKLGHFNDPFVLGTDVKQVCYIDDPLNANWSVVVRCPDRDYHAGDDEEVGVIELENELFDTTMPSIDTTDVDGDQTSNYMRDGDEGIWID, encoded by the exons ATGAATTATGAAAAGATACATGTGTGTCCTAACGACTGTATCTTATACAGGGATAGTAATGTTGATGCCACTAGCTGCCCTACTTGTGGTCTCTCTAGGTGGAAGTTCGGAAAGAATAAAGTAGAAAAAGTTGGGGTTCCAGGGAAAGTGTTGTGGTATTTTCCACCTATACCTAGATttagaaagatgtttcagtcgACTAGTACAGCTAAAAGCTTGACATGGCATGCTGATGAGCGACTGAAGGATGATAAAATGAGGCATCCGGCTGACTCCCCTACTTGGAAGTTAGTGGACGATAAGTGGCCTGCTTTTAGTTCAGAGCCTAGGAATCTAAGGCTAGCGCTGTCGTCTGATGGTTTCAATCCCCACAGTTCCCTTTCTAGTAGATATTCTTGTTGGCCTGTCATACTAGTAACCTACAATCTTCCCCCATGGCTCTGCATGAAGAGGAAGTACATGATGCTCACCTTGTTAATCTCTGGACCTAAACAGCCTGGAAATGACATTGATGTCTATCTCCAGCCCTTGATAGATGATTTGAAGATTTTGTGGGATGGGGTTGAAGGGGTATATGATGGTTATAGAAAAAAGTACTTCAAACTTAAAGCAGTGCTCTTTTGGACAATTAACGACTTCCCTACATATGGGAATTTGTCAGGCAGCATTGTGAAAGGGTACAATGCTTGTCCTGTTTGTTTACAGCATACCAAACCTCATAGGCTGGCTCATGGTCAAAAGATGTCGTATATGCGGCATCGGAGATTCTTACCACGTTACCATCCTTATCGAAAACAGGCAGCAGTTTTCGATAACACTGAAGAACGTGATCTCGCTCCTATTCCATTAAGTGGACATGAGGTGCTGCAAAGAGTAGAAGGTATGAACTGGCCTTTTGGTAAAAAGCACCCTCATCCTCCATATAAGGGTGCTGAAGATGAGAGTAGACCATGTTGGAAGAAGAAATCTGTTTTCTTCGAACTTGAGTACTGGAAGTTTCTTCCCGTTCGACATAATCTTGATGTAATGCACATCGAGAAAAATGTTTGCGATGCATTAATCGGTACATTGTTGAATATTCCTGGGAAAACCAAAGATGGGGTGGCTGCTCGTTTAGATATGGTGGCAATGGGTATAAGGGCTGGTCTGAAGCCTAAAATTGGGGGGGAAAAAGAGAAATTACCTTTGGCAAGCTGGAATCTCAtgttagaagaaaagaaaacagttTGCAAATCTTTTTTTGGCATGAAGCTTGCTGATCGGTTATGTTCTAATGTGAAGAGTTTAGTGTCCATGGATGATCTACGGCTTGTTGGTATGAAATCACATGATTGCCATACCGTCCTCCATCACTTGCTCCCCATTGCAATTCGATCAGTATTAGAGAAACCAGTTAGATATGCTATCATTAAGTTCTGTCTCTTCTTCAAGGCCATATGCAGTAAACTCATAGATGTAGAGAagctaaaaaaaattcaagctgACCTTGTCGAAACAGTTTGTGAGCTTGAGAAATTCTTCCCACCGTCCTTCTTCGATATCATGATTCATCTTTCGATCCATCTTGTTAGAGAAGTTGAGCTATGTGGCCCTATTTTCTTTAGATGGATGTACCCCTTCGAAAGGTACATGAAAACATTAAAAGGATATGTTAGGAACCGTAACCATCCAGAAGGTTGCATTGTTGAATCATACATCGCCGAAGAAGCAGTAGAGTTTTTGGCAGAACGTAATCTAACTGAACCTATTGTTGGACTACAATCTAGCAGTACATCTGACCAGAAGGGGACGTGCAGACCTATGTCAGGTGCCACAATGATCTGTCCAAATCAAAAGAAGTTGCAGCTAGCACATCTTTGTGTGTTGCAGAATACGAATGAAGCAAGGCCCTACTTTGA TGAACATTTGGAATGGTTGAAGCATGTTCatccaaattttaaaaaaaataagaagtggcTAAAGGAGAAACAGAATAAAACATTTGCGAAATGGATACAAGACAAG GTTGCTGCTGGGTGTATTGATGATCATATTAATGTTTCGGAACACTTAAGGTGGATTGCTGATGGTCCTAGTTCAGAAGTACCAACATTCAGTGCTTACAAGATAAATGGGGTTAATTTCAACACCAAGGATCGTGATGATGTTCGAGCAGTTCAATGCAGTGGTGTTTCATTGTTCGCCAATGCAATGCTAATCTCTAGTGCGAAGGATAAAAACCCGGTTAATGATGATACGACTTTTTATGGAGTCGTTAAAGATATATGGGAGTTAGACTATCATAGCTTTAGGGTTCCTGTATTCTACTATGATTGGGTTGACATTGATAAGAGCATTAAAATAGATGATTTGGGTTATACATTAGTAAATTTGAATAAGTTAGGTCATTTTAATGATCCTTTCGTGTTAGGTACAGATGTGAAGCAAGTCTGTTACATAGATGATCCTCTTAACGCTAATTGGTCTGTGGTCGTACGATGTCCTGATAGGGATTACCATGCAGGTGATGATGAGGAGGTTGGAGTCATTGAACTTGAGAACGAGCTGTTTGATACCACAATGCCTTCGATCGACACTACAGATGTAGATGGTGACCAAACTAGCAATTATATGCGGGATGGTGATGAAGGAATATGGATTGACTGA